Proteins from one Carassius auratus strain Wakin linkage group LG28B, ASM336829v1, whole genome shotgun sequence genomic window:
- the LOC113067532 gene encoding protein Wiz-like, giving the protein MRRQGTTPASVAFGIKEEPGQDTWAGSVALSSTSSVGKIFGVPPMKKKDYSFRGKASVEKHGVGHMDASCELCGFYFENRKALASHARAHLRQFGVTEWCVNGSPIETLSAWIRSRPQKAAEMQQSYVQGARYAQKKRCGSALSPSRDSDSTTPVSQKPTVAKWASLTLPQKRAIGRDVKSCPWGLSSRGTDAKSRSGSSTQHGLIPQPGTHHSNNALPHAQVAHSELNVRLPRGFERRPLKHPSHAEGGVGESGTPKPRSSTVPALVPKPPSTPLVKLVGKIYSLKCRFCDVEFHGPLSVQEDWIRHLQQHILNLNYNKTASPANDSPAQSDAPDPKPLVSAATSTSTTTTAPSTTPSTPSPKPTTTPTSASTPTPAPSQASAGRPATAEPVPSPAN; this is encoded by the exons ATGAGGAGACAAGGCACTACCCCTGCATCTGTTGCCTTTGGCATAAAGGAGGAACCAGGACAGGACA CATGGGCTGGAAGCGTTGCCTTGTCCTCTACCTCATCTGTGGGGAAGATTTTTGGAGTGCCTCCTATGAAGAAGAAG GACTATTCCTTTAGGGGTAAAGCCTCAGTGGAGAAACATGGGGTAGGCCACATGG ATGCCAGTTGTGAACTCTGTGGATTTTACTTTGAGAACCGGAAGGCACTGGCCAGTCATGCTCGAGCACATTTACGTCAGTTTGGAGTGACAGAGTGGTGTGTAAATGGTTCGCCTATCGAGACGCTGAGTGCCTGGATACGCAGCCGTCCACAGAAGGCAGCAGAGATGCAGCAAAGTTATGTTCAAGGAGCCCGCTATGCCCAAAAGAAA AGGTGTGGTTCTGCTCTCTCACCATCCCGTGACTCTGACTCTACAACTCCTGTTTCCCAAAAGCCCACTGTGGCCAAATGGGCATCTCTCACTTTGCCTCAAAAGAGAGCAATTGGGCGGGATGTCAAAAGTTGTCCCTGGGGGTTGTCATCACGGGGAACTGACGCAAAAAGCAGGAGTGGAAGTTCCACTCAGCATGGCCTTATTCCACAGCCTGGCACTCATCATTCCAATAATGCACTTCCACATGCGCAGGTGGCGCATAGTGAACTCAACGTGCGTTTACCACGAG GATTTGAGAGACGCCCACTTAAACATCCATCCCATGCTGAAGGAGGGGTGGGAGAGAGTGGCACCCCGAAACCTCGCTCCAGTACCGTTCCTGCCCTTGTGCCAAAGCCCCCCTCCACTCCACTGGTTAAACTTGTGGGTAAAATTTACTCACTTAAGTGCCG GTTCTGTGACGTGGAGTTTCACGGCCCTCTCTCGGTACAGGAGGACTGGATCAGGCACCTACAGCAGCACATCCTCAATCTTAACTACAACAAGACTGCTTCACCTGCAAACGACAGTCCCGCCCAAAGTGACGCACCTGATCCCAAGCCCCTAGTCTCAGCTGCTACCTCCACGTCAACTACGACCACAGCCCCCTCCACGACCCCGTCCACACCCTCCCCGAAGCCCACAACTACACCCACATCAGCCTCCACACCTACACCCGCCCCCAGCCAAGCTTCAGCGGGGCGGCCGGCTACAGCAGAGCCAGTTCCTTCTCCTGCTAATTAG